In Mus musculus strain C57BL/6J chromosome 9, GRCm38.p6 C57BL/6J, one genomic interval encodes:
- the Robo4 gene encoding roundabout homolog 4 isoform X1, which produces MGQGEEPRAAMGSGGTGLLGTEWPLPLLLLFIMGGEALDSPPQILVHPQDQLLQGSGPAKMRCRSSGQPPPTIRWLLNGQPLSMATPDLHYLLPDGTLLLHRPSVQGRPQDDQNILSAILGVYTCEASNRLGTAVSRGARLSVAVLQEDFQIQPRDTVAVVGESLVLECGPPWGYPKPSVSWWKDGKPLVLQPGRRTVSGDSLMVSRAEKNDSGTYMCMATNNAGQRESRAARVSIQESQDHKEHLELLAVRIQLENVTLLNPEPVKGPKPGPSVWLSWKVSGPAAPAESYTALFRTQRSPRDQGSPWTEVLLRGLQSAKLGGLHWGQDYEFKVRPSSGRARGPDSNVLLLRLPEQVPSAPPQGVTLRSGNGSVFVSWAPPPAESHNGVIRGYQVWSLGNASLPAANWTVVGEQTQLEIATRLPGSYCVQVAAVTGAGAGELSTPVCLLLGEGKALSISSTPPPCRPSVSQFLSYIFSSSLSCLLVPLTVPLALPLSSTSQTEQAMEQSARDPRKHVPWTLEQLRATLRRPEVIASSAVLLWLLLLGITVCIYRRRKAGVHLGPGLYRYTSEDAILKHRMDHSDSPWLADTWRSTSGSRDLSSSSSLSSRLGLDPRDPLEGRRSLISWDPRSPGVPLLPDTSTFYGSLIAEQPSSPPVRPSPKTPAARRFPSKLAGTSSPWASSDSLCSRRGLCSPRMSLTPTEAWKAKKKQELHQANSSPLLRGSHPMEIWAWELGSRASKNLSQSPGPNSGSPGEAPRAVVSWRAVGPQLHRNSSELASRPLPPTPLSLRGASSHDPQSQCVEKLQAPSSDPLPAAPLSVLNSSRPSSPQASFLSCPSPSSSNLSSSSLSSLEEEEDQDSVLTPEEVALCLELSDGEETPTNSVSPMPRAPSPPTTYGYISIPTCSGLADMGRAGGGVGSEVGNLLYPPRPCPTPTPSEGSLANGWGSASEDNVPSARASLVSSSDGSFLADTHFARALAVAVDSFGLSLDPREADCVFTDASSPPSPRGDLSLTRSFSLPLWEWRPDWLEDAEISHTQRLGRGLPPWPPDSRASSQRSWLTGAVPKAGDSS; this is translated from the exons ATGGGACAAGGAGAGGAGCCGAGAGCAGCCATGGGCTCTGGAGGAACGGGCCTCCTGGGGACGGagtggcctctgcctctgctgctgcttttCATCATGG gAGGTGAGGCTCTGGATTCTCCACCCCAGATCCTAGTTCACCCCCAGGACCAGCTACTTCAGGGCTCTGGCCCAGCCAAGATGAGGTGCAGATCATCCGGCCAACCACCTCCCACTATCCGCTGGCTGCTGAATGGGCAGCCCCTCAGCATGGCCACCCCAGACCTACATTACCTTTTGCCGGATGGGACCCTCCTGTTACATCGGCCCTCTGTCCAGGGACGGCCACAAGATGACCAGAACATCCTCTCAGCAATCCTGGGTGTCTACACATGTGAGGCCAGCAACCGGCTGGGCACAGCAGTGAGCCGGGGTGCTAGGCTGTCTGTGGCTG TCCTCCAGGAGGACTTCCAGATCCAACCTCGGGACACAGTGGCCGTGGTGGGAGAGAGCTTGGTTCTTGAGTGTGGTCCTCCCTGGGGCTACCCAAAACCCTCGGTCTCATGGTGGAAAGACGGGAAACCCCTGGTCCTCCAGCCAGGGAGGCGCACA GTATCTGGGGATTCCCTGATGGTGTCAAGAGCAGAGAAGAATGACTCGGGGACCTATATGTGTATGGCCACCAACAATGCTGGGCAACGGGAGAGCCGAGCAGCCAGGGTGTCTATCCAGG AATCCCAGGACCACAAGGAACATCTAGAGCTTCTGGCTGTTCGCATTCAGCTGGAAAATGTGACCCTGCTAAACCCCGAACCTGTAAAAGGTCCCAAGCCTGGGCCATCCGTGTGGCTCAGCTGGAAG GTGAGCGGCCCTGCTGCACCTGCTGAGTCATACACAGCTCTGTTCAGGACTCAGAGGTCCCCCAGGGACCAAGGATCTCCATGGACAGAGGTGCTGCTGCGTGGCTTGCAGAGTGCAAAGCTTGGGGGTCTCCACTGGGGCCAAGACTATGAATTCAAAGTGAGACCGTCCTCCGGCCGGGCTCGAGGCCCTGACAGCAATGTGTTGCTCCTGAGGCTGCCTGAACAGG tgCCCAGTGCCCCACCTCAAGGAGTGACCTTAAGATCTGGCAACGGTAGTGTCTTTGTGAGTTGGGCTCCACCACCTGCTGAAAGCCATAATGGTGTCATCCGTGGTTACCAG GTCTGGAGCCTGGGCAATGCCTCATTGCCTGCTGCCAACTGGACCGTAGTGGGTGAACAGACCCAGCTGGAGATCGCCACACGACTGCCAGGCTCCTATTGTGTGCAAGTGGCTGCAGTCACTGGAGCTGGTGCTGGAGAACTCAGTACCCCTGTCTGCCTCCTTTTAGGTGAGGGAAAGGCTCTCTCCATATCCTCCACTCCACCCCCATGCCGTCCTTCTGTTTCCCAGTTCCTGTCTTACATTTTcagctcctctctctcctgtctgttgGTCCCCCTCACTGTCCCACTTGCCCTCCCTCTGAGCTCCACATCCCAAACAGAGCAGGCCATGGAGCAATCAGCACGAGACCCCAGGAAACATGTTCCCTGGACCCTGGAACAGCTGAGGGCCACCTTGAGACGACCAGAAGTCATTGCCAGTAGTGCTGTCCTACTCTGGTTGCTGCTACTAGGCATTACTGTGTGTATCTACAGACGACGCAAAGCTGGGGTGCACCTGGGCCCAG GTCTGTACAGATACACCAGCGAGGACGCCATTCTAAAACACAG GATGGACCACAGTGACTCCCCATGGCTGGCAGACACCTGGCGTTCCACCTCTGGCTCTCGAGacctgagcagcagcagcagccttagTAGTCGGCTGGGATTGGACCCTCGGGACCCACTAGAGGGCAGGCGCTCCT TGATCTCCTGGGACCCTCGGAGCCCCGGTGTACCCCTGCTTCCAGACACGAGCACGTTTTACGGCTCCCTCATTGCAGAGCAGCCTTCCAGCCCTCCAGTCCGGCCAAGCCCCAAGACACCAGCTGCTAGGCGCTTTCCATCCAAGTTGGCTGGAACCTCCAGCCCCTGGGCTAGCTCAGATAGTCTCTGCAGCCGCAGGGGACTCTGTTCCCCACGCATGTCTCTGACCCCTACAGAGGCTTGGAAGGCCAAAAAGAAGCAGG AATTGCACCAAGCTAACAGCTCCCCACTGCTCCGGGGCAGCCACCCCATGGAAATCTGGGCCTGGGAGTTGGGAAGCAGAGCCTCCAAGAACCTTTCTCAAAGCCCAG GTCCAAACTCTGGTTCCCCAGGAGAAGCGCCCCGAGCCGTGGTATCCTGGCGTGCTGTGGGACCACAACTTCACCGCAACTCCAGTGAGCTGGCATCTCGTCCACTCCCTCCAACACCCCTTTCTCTTCGTGGAGCTTCCAGTCATGACCCACAGAGCCA gTGTGTGGAGAAGCTCCAAGCTCCCTCCTCTGACCCACTGCCAGCAGCCCCTCTCTCCGTCCTCAACTCTTCCAGACCTTCCAGCCCCCAGGCCTCTTTCCTCTCCTGTCCTAGCCCATCCTCCAGCAACCTGTCCAGCTCCTCGCTGTCATccttagaggaggaggaggatcaggaCAGCGTGCTCACCCCCGAGGAGGTAGCCCTGTGTCTGGAGCTCAGTGATGGGGAGGAGACACCCAC GAACAGTGTATCTCCTATGCCAAGAGCTCCTTCCCCGCCAACAACCTATGGCTATATCAGCATACCAACCTGCTCAGGACTGGCAGACATGGGCAGAGCTGGCGGGGGCGTGGGGTCTGAGGTTGGGAACTTACTGTATCCACCTCGGCCCTGCCCCACCCCTACACCCAGCGAGGGCTCCCTGGCCAATGGTTGGGGCTCAGCTTCTGAGGACAATGTCCCCAGCGCCAGGGCCAGCCTGGTTAGCTCTTCTGATGGCTCCTTCCTCGCTGATACTCACTTTGCTCGTGCCCTGGCAGTGGCTGTGGATAGCTTTGGCCTCAGTCTGGATCCCAGGGAAGCTGACTGTGTCTTCACTG ATGCCTCATCACCTCCCTCCCCTCGGGGTGATCTCTCCCTGACCCGAagcttctctctgcctttgtggGAGTGGAGGCCAGACTGGTTGGAAGATGCTGAGATCAGCCACAcccagaggctggggagggggctGCCTCCCTGGCCTCCTGATTCTAGGGCCTCTTCCCAGCGAAGTTGGCTAACTGGTGCTGTGCCCAAGGCTGGTG ATTCCTCCTGA
- the Robo4 gene encoding roundabout homolog 4 isoform X2: MGQGEEPRAAMGSGGTGLLGTEWPLPLLLLFIMGGEALDSPPQILVHPQDQLLQGSGPAKMRCRSSGQPPPTIRWLLNGQPLSMATPDLHYLLPDGTLLLHRPSVQGRPQDDQNILSAILGVYTCEASNRLGTAVSRGARLSVAVLQEDFQIQPRDTVAVVGESLVLECGPPWGYPKPSVSWWKDGKPLVLQPGRRTVSGDSLMVSRAEKNDSGTYMCMATNNAGQRESRAARVSIQESQDHKEHLELLAVRIQLENVTLLNPEPVKGPKPGPSVWLSWKVSGPAAPAESYTALFRTQRSPRDQGSPWTEVLLRGLQSAKLGGLHWGQDYEFKVRPSSGRARGPDSNVLLLRLPEQVPSAPPQGVTLRSGNGSVFVSWAPPPAESHNGVIRGYQVWSLGNASLPAANWTVVGEQTQLEIATRLPGSYCVQVAAVTGAGAGELSTPVCLLLGEGKALSISSTPPPCRPSVSQFLSYIFSSSLSCLLVPLTVPLALPLSSTSQTEQAMEQSARDPRKHVPWTLEQLRATLRRPEVIASSAVLLWLLLLGITVCIYRRRKAGVHLGPGLYRYTSEDAILKHRMDHSDSPWLADTWRSTSGSRDLSSSSSLSSRLGLDPRDPLEGRRSLISWDPRSPGVPLLPDTSTFYGSLIAEQPSSPPVRPSPKTPAARRFPSKLAGTSSPWASSDSLCSRRGLCSPRMSLTPTEAWKAKKKQELHQANSSPLLRGSHPMEIWAWELGSRASKNLSQSPGEAPRAVVSWRAVGPQLHRNSSELASRPLPPTPLSLRGASSHDPQSQCVEKLQAPSSDPLPAAPLSVLNSSRPSSPQASFLSCPSPSSSNLSSSSLSSLEEEEDQDSVLTPEEVALCLELSDGEETPTNSVSPMPRAPSPPTTYGYISIPTCSGLADMGRAGGGVGSEVGNLLYPPRPCPTPTPSEGSLANGWGSASEDNVPSARASLVSSSDGSFLADTHFARALAVAVDSFGLSLDPREADCVFTDASSPPSPRGDLSLTRSFSLPLWEWRPDWLEDAEISHTQRLGRGLPPWPPDSRASSQRSWLTGAVPKAGDSS; the protein is encoded by the exons ATGGGACAAGGAGAGGAGCCGAGAGCAGCCATGGGCTCTGGAGGAACGGGCCTCCTGGGGACGGagtggcctctgcctctgctgctgcttttCATCATGG gAGGTGAGGCTCTGGATTCTCCACCCCAGATCCTAGTTCACCCCCAGGACCAGCTACTTCAGGGCTCTGGCCCAGCCAAGATGAGGTGCAGATCATCCGGCCAACCACCTCCCACTATCCGCTGGCTGCTGAATGGGCAGCCCCTCAGCATGGCCACCCCAGACCTACATTACCTTTTGCCGGATGGGACCCTCCTGTTACATCGGCCCTCTGTCCAGGGACGGCCACAAGATGACCAGAACATCCTCTCAGCAATCCTGGGTGTCTACACATGTGAGGCCAGCAACCGGCTGGGCACAGCAGTGAGCCGGGGTGCTAGGCTGTCTGTGGCTG TCCTCCAGGAGGACTTCCAGATCCAACCTCGGGACACAGTGGCCGTGGTGGGAGAGAGCTTGGTTCTTGAGTGTGGTCCTCCCTGGGGCTACCCAAAACCCTCGGTCTCATGGTGGAAAGACGGGAAACCCCTGGTCCTCCAGCCAGGGAGGCGCACA GTATCTGGGGATTCCCTGATGGTGTCAAGAGCAGAGAAGAATGACTCGGGGACCTATATGTGTATGGCCACCAACAATGCTGGGCAACGGGAGAGCCGAGCAGCCAGGGTGTCTATCCAGG AATCCCAGGACCACAAGGAACATCTAGAGCTTCTGGCTGTTCGCATTCAGCTGGAAAATGTGACCCTGCTAAACCCCGAACCTGTAAAAGGTCCCAAGCCTGGGCCATCCGTGTGGCTCAGCTGGAAG GTGAGCGGCCCTGCTGCACCTGCTGAGTCATACACAGCTCTGTTCAGGACTCAGAGGTCCCCCAGGGACCAAGGATCTCCATGGACAGAGGTGCTGCTGCGTGGCTTGCAGAGTGCAAAGCTTGGGGGTCTCCACTGGGGCCAAGACTATGAATTCAAAGTGAGACCGTCCTCCGGCCGGGCTCGAGGCCCTGACAGCAATGTGTTGCTCCTGAGGCTGCCTGAACAGG tgCCCAGTGCCCCACCTCAAGGAGTGACCTTAAGATCTGGCAACGGTAGTGTCTTTGTGAGTTGGGCTCCACCACCTGCTGAAAGCCATAATGGTGTCATCCGTGGTTACCAG GTCTGGAGCCTGGGCAATGCCTCATTGCCTGCTGCCAACTGGACCGTAGTGGGTGAACAGACCCAGCTGGAGATCGCCACACGACTGCCAGGCTCCTATTGTGTGCAAGTGGCTGCAGTCACTGGAGCTGGTGCTGGAGAACTCAGTACCCCTGTCTGCCTCCTTTTAGGTGAGGGAAAGGCTCTCTCCATATCCTCCACTCCACCCCCATGCCGTCCTTCTGTTTCCCAGTTCCTGTCTTACATTTTcagctcctctctctcctgtctgttgGTCCCCCTCACTGTCCCACTTGCCCTCCCTCTGAGCTCCACATCCCAAACAGAGCAGGCCATGGAGCAATCAGCACGAGACCCCAGGAAACATGTTCCCTGGACCCTGGAACAGCTGAGGGCCACCTTGAGACGACCAGAAGTCATTGCCAGTAGTGCTGTCCTACTCTGGTTGCTGCTACTAGGCATTACTGTGTGTATCTACAGACGACGCAAAGCTGGGGTGCACCTGGGCCCAG GTCTGTACAGATACACCAGCGAGGACGCCATTCTAAAACACAG GATGGACCACAGTGACTCCCCATGGCTGGCAGACACCTGGCGTTCCACCTCTGGCTCTCGAGacctgagcagcagcagcagccttagTAGTCGGCTGGGATTGGACCCTCGGGACCCACTAGAGGGCAGGCGCTCCT TGATCTCCTGGGACCCTCGGAGCCCCGGTGTACCCCTGCTTCCAGACACGAGCACGTTTTACGGCTCCCTCATTGCAGAGCAGCCTTCCAGCCCTCCAGTCCGGCCAAGCCCCAAGACACCAGCTGCTAGGCGCTTTCCATCCAAGTTGGCTGGAACCTCCAGCCCCTGGGCTAGCTCAGATAGTCTCTGCAGCCGCAGGGGACTCTGTTCCCCACGCATGTCTCTGACCCCTACAGAGGCTTGGAAGGCCAAAAAGAAGCAGG AATTGCACCAAGCTAACAGCTCCCCACTGCTCCGGGGCAGCCACCCCATGGAAATCTGGGCCTGGGAGTTGGGAAGCAGAGCCTCCAAGAACCTTTCTCAAAGCCCAG GAGAAGCGCCCCGAGCCGTGGTATCCTGGCGTGCTGTGGGACCACAACTTCACCGCAACTCCAGTGAGCTGGCATCTCGTCCACTCCCTCCAACACCCCTTTCTCTTCGTGGAGCTTCCAGTCATGACCCACAGAGCCA gTGTGTGGAGAAGCTCCAAGCTCCCTCCTCTGACCCACTGCCAGCAGCCCCTCTCTCCGTCCTCAACTCTTCCAGACCTTCCAGCCCCCAGGCCTCTTTCCTCTCCTGTCCTAGCCCATCCTCCAGCAACCTGTCCAGCTCCTCGCTGTCATccttagaggaggaggaggatcaggaCAGCGTGCTCACCCCCGAGGAGGTAGCCCTGTGTCTGGAGCTCAGTGATGGGGAGGAGACACCCAC GAACAGTGTATCTCCTATGCCAAGAGCTCCTTCCCCGCCAACAACCTATGGCTATATCAGCATACCAACCTGCTCAGGACTGGCAGACATGGGCAGAGCTGGCGGGGGCGTGGGGTCTGAGGTTGGGAACTTACTGTATCCACCTCGGCCCTGCCCCACCCCTACACCCAGCGAGGGCTCCCTGGCCAATGGTTGGGGCTCAGCTTCTGAGGACAATGTCCCCAGCGCCAGGGCCAGCCTGGTTAGCTCTTCTGATGGCTCCTTCCTCGCTGATACTCACTTTGCTCGTGCCCTGGCAGTGGCTGTGGATAGCTTTGGCCTCAGTCTGGATCCCAGGGAAGCTGACTGTGTCTTCACTG ATGCCTCATCACCTCCCTCCCCTCGGGGTGATCTCTCCCTGACCCGAagcttctctctgcctttgtggGAGTGGAGGCCAGACTGGTTGGAAGATGCTGAGATCAGCCACAcccagaggctggggagggggctGCCTCCCTGGCCTCCTGATTCTAGGGCCTCTTCCCAGCGAAGTTGGCTAACTGGTGCTGTGCCCAAGGCTGGTG ATTCCTCCTGA
- the Robo4 gene encoding roundabout homolog 4 isoform 2 precursor (isoform 2 precursor is encoded by transcript variant 2) produces MGSGGTGLLGTEWPLPLLLLFIMGGEALDSPPQILVHPQDQLLQGSGPAKMRCRSSGQPPPTIRWLLNGQPLSMATPDLHYLLPDGTLLLHRPSVQGRPQDDQNILSAILGVYTCEASNRLGTAVSRGARLSVAVLQEDFQIQPRDTVAVVGESLVLECGPPWGYPKPSVSWWKDGKPLVLQPGRRTVSGDSLMVSRAEKNDSGTYMCMATNNAGQRESRAARVSIQESQDHKEHLELLAVRIQLENVTLLNPEPVKGPKPGPSVWLSWKVSGPAAPAESYTALFRTQRSPRDQGSPWTEVLLRGLQSAKLGGLHWGQDYEFKVRPSSGRARGPDSNVLLLRLPEQVPSAPPQGVTLRSGNGSVFVSWAPPPAESHNGVIRGYQVWSLGNASLPAANWTVVGEQTQLEIATRLPGSYCVQVAAVTGAGAGELSTPVCLLLEQAMEQSARDPRKHVPWTLEQLRATLRRPEVIASSAVLLWLLLLGITVCIYRRRKAGVHLGPGLYRYTSEDAILKHRMDHSDSPWLADTWRSTSGSRDLSSSSSLSSRLGLDPRDPLEGRRSLISWDPRSPGVPLLPDTSTFYGSLIAEQPSSPPVRPSPKTPAARRFPSKLAGTSSPWASSDSLCSRRGLCSPRMSLTPTEAWKAKKKQELHQANSSPLLRGSHPMEIWAWELGSRASKNLSQSPGEAPRAVVSWRAVGPQLHRNSSELASRPLPPTPLSLRGASSHDPQSQCVEKLQAPSSDPLPAAPLSVLNSSRPSSPQASFLSCPSPSSSNLSSSSLSSLEEEEDQDSVLTPEEVALCLELSDGEETPTNSVSPMPRAPSPPTTYGYISIPTCSGLADMGRAGGGVGSEVGNLLYPPRPCPTPTPSEGSLANGWGSASEDNVPSARASLVSSSDGSFLADTHFARALAVAVDSFGLSLDPREADCVFTDASSPPSPRGDLSLTRSFSLPLWEWRPDWLEDAEISHTQRLGRGLPPWPPDSRASSQRSWLTGAVPKAGDSS; encoded by the exons ATGGGCTCTGGAGGAACGGGCCTCCTGGGGACGGagtggcctctgcctctgctgctgcttttCATCATGG gAGGTGAGGCTCTGGATTCTCCACCCCAGATCCTAGTTCACCCCCAGGACCAGCTACTTCAGGGCTCTGGCCCAGCCAAGATGAGGTGCAGATCATCCGGCCAACCACCTCCCACTATCCGCTGGCTGCTGAATGGGCAGCCCCTCAGCATGGCCACCCCAGACCTACATTACCTTTTGCCGGATGGGACCCTCCTGTTACATCGGCCCTCTGTCCAGGGACGGCCACAAGATGACCAGAACATCCTCTCAGCAATCCTGGGTGTCTACACATGTGAGGCCAGCAACCGGCTGGGCACAGCAGTGAGCCGGGGTGCTAGGCTGTCTGTGGCTG TCCTCCAGGAGGACTTCCAGATCCAACCTCGGGACACAGTGGCCGTGGTGGGAGAGAGCTTGGTTCTTGAGTGTGGTCCTCCCTGGGGCTACCCAAAACCCTCGGTCTCATGGTGGAAAGACGGGAAACCCCTGGTCCTCCAGCCAGGGAGGCGCACA GTATCTGGGGATTCCCTGATGGTGTCAAGAGCAGAGAAGAATGACTCGGGGACCTATATGTGTATGGCCACCAACAATGCTGGGCAACGGGAGAGCCGAGCAGCCAGGGTGTCTATCCAGG AATCCCAGGACCACAAGGAACATCTAGAGCTTCTGGCTGTTCGCATTCAGCTGGAAAATGTGACCCTGCTAAACCCCGAACCTGTAAAAGGTCCCAAGCCTGGGCCATCCGTGTGGCTCAGCTGGAAG GTGAGCGGCCCTGCTGCACCTGCTGAGTCATACACAGCTCTGTTCAGGACTCAGAGGTCCCCCAGGGACCAAGGATCTCCATGGACAGAGGTGCTGCTGCGTGGCTTGCAGAGTGCAAAGCTTGGGGGTCTCCACTGGGGCCAAGACTATGAATTCAAAGTGAGACCGTCCTCCGGCCGGGCTCGAGGCCCTGACAGCAATGTGTTGCTCCTGAGGCTGCCTGAACAGG tgCCCAGTGCCCCACCTCAAGGAGTGACCTTAAGATCTGGCAACGGTAGTGTCTTTGTGAGTTGGGCTCCACCACCTGCTGAAAGCCATAATGGTGTCATCCGTGGTTACCAG GTCTGGAGCCTGGGCAATGCCTCATTGCCTGCTGCCAACTGGACCGTAGTGGGTGAACAGACCCAGCTGGAGATCGCCACACGACTGCCAGGCTCCTATTGTGTGCAAGTGGCTGCAGTCACTGGAGCTGGTGCTGGAGAACTCAGTACCCCTGTCTGCCTCCTTTTAG AGCAGGCCATGGAGCAATCAGCACGAGACCCCAGGAAACATGTTCCCTGGACCCTGGAACAGCTGAGGGCCACCTTGAGACGACCAGAAGTCATTGCCAGTAGTGCTGTCCTACTCTGGTTGCTGCTACTAGGCATTACTGTGTGTATCTACAGACGACGCAAAGCTGGGGTGCACCTGGGCCCAG GTCTGTACAGATACACCAGCGAGGACGCCATTCTAAAACACAG GATGGACCACAGTGACTCCCCATGGCTGGCAGACACCTGGCGTTCCACCTCTGGCTCTCGAGacctgagcagcagcagcagccttagTAGTCGGCTGGGATTGGACCCTCGGGACCCACTAGAGGGCAGGCGCTCCT TGATCTCCTGGGACCCTCGGAGCCCCGGTGTACCCCTGCTTCCAGACACGAGCACGTTTTACGGCTCCCTCATTGCAGAGCAGCCTTCCAGCCCTCCAGTCCGGCCAAGCCCCAAGACACCAGCTGCTAGGCGCTTTCCATCCAAGTTGGCTGGAACCTCCAGCCCCTGGGCTAGCTCAGATAGTCTCTGCAGCCGCAGGGGACTCTGTTCCCCACGCATGTCTCTGACCCCTACAGAGGCTTGGAAGGCCAAAAAGAAGCAGG AATTGCACCAAGCTAACAGCTCCCCACTGCTCCGGGGCAGCCACCCCATGGAAATCTGGGCCTGGGAGTTGGGAAGCAGAGCCTCCAAGAACCTTTCTCAAAGCCCAG GAGAAGCGCCCCGAGCCGTGGTATCCTGGCGTGCTGTGGGACCACAACTTCACCGCAACTCCAGTGAGCTGGCATCTCGTCCACTCCCTCCAACACCCCTTTCTCTTCGTGGAGCTTCCAGTCATGACCCACAGAGCCA gTGTGTGGAGAAGCTCCAAGCTCCCTCCTCTGACCCACTGCCAGCAGCCCCTCTCTCCGTCCTCAACTCTTCCAGACCTTCCAGCCCCCAGGCCTCTTTCCTCTCCTGTCCTAGCCCATCCTCCAGCAACCTGTCCAGCTCCTCGCTGTCATccttagaggaggaggaggatcaggaCAGCGTGCTCACCCCCGAGGAGGTAGCCCTGTGTCTGGAGCTCAGTGATGGGGAGGAGACACCCAC GAACAGTGTATCTCCTATGCCAAGAGCTCCTTCCCCGCCAACAACCTATGGCTATATCAGCATACCAACCTGCTCAGGACTGGCAGACATGGGCAGAGCTGGCGGGGGCGTGGGGTCTGAGGTTGGGAACTTACTGTATCCACCTCGGCCCTGCCCCACCCCTACACCCAGCGAGGGCTCCCTGGCCAATGGTTGGGGCTCAGCTTCTGAGGACAATGTCCCCAGCGCCAGGGCCAGCCTGGTTAGCTCTTCTGATGGCTCCTTCCTCGCTGATACTCACTTTGCTCGTGCCCTGGCAGTGGCTGTGGATAGCTTTGGCCTCAGTCTGGATCCCAGGGAAGCTGACTGTGTCTTCACTG ATGCCTCATCACCTCCCTCCCCTCGGGGTGATCTCTCCCTGACCCGAagcttctctctgcctttgtggGAGTGGAGGCCAGACTGGTTGGAAGATGCTGAGATCAGCCACAcccagaggctggggagggggctGCCTCCCTGGCCTCCTGATTCTAGGGCCTCTTCCCAGCGAAGTTGGCTAACTGGTGCTGTGCCCAAGGCTGGTG ATTCCTCCTGA